The following nucleotide sequence is from Thermoanaerobaculia bacterium.
AGCGGAATCACGGCGAGCCGCGTGGCGAGCCCGATGACGACGAGGGCTCCGCAGACGATCTCGACGGCGCCGACGAACGGAGCCGAGAGGTAAGGCCAGGGAATCCCGATCTTCGCGAAGCGGCCGGGGCCGAGCGCCGCCGGGAAGAGGAACTTCTGGATTCCTTCCGAGAGGAAAACCCCGCCGACGAGCAGACGGACGAGCACCGTCGCGGCGGGAGCGGGGAATCGATCAGTTGCGAGCTTCATGATCGACTCCGGGGATGGGTGAGCGAGGCATCCCTGGGAGACGGCTGAACGAAACCTTGAAGCGCGGCGAGGCGCGAGCCCGCCGGGATGCGGACAGCCCGGGGCGCCCGCAGGCGCACCGGAAGCGTACGTCGAAGGGCGACACGGGTCTGTCCGCGCCCGGCCGGCTCGATGTATCGCCGCGCCAGCTCACCTCGGCGGCGGGGGCGCCGTGAACTGCGCCAGATCCGCCAGCCCCAGCGTCGTCTCGATCGCCGAAATCTTCTTCTCCGCGTCCTCGAACCCGTCGTGCCCGAACATCTTCCGTTCGATCGCCTCGAACTCGTCGCCTTTCTCGTCGAGCTGCTTGTTCGTGAACGCGGTCTTCCAGGCGGGAAAGACGATGGTGTCCTCGCGTGCCGCGTGGTTCTCGTACATGCGGTCGAGCGCGTCGAACACGGTCGCGAGCTCGGCGCCCGCGGCGGCCGACAGTTTCCCGCCGCGCGTGGCCGAAAGAACGTAGTCGGTGATCTCCCGACCGCGCCGGTGCTGGGTGATCAGGATGTCCGCCTCCCGCGCGGCCCGCCCGCCGCGGCGCTTCACGACCGGGAAGATGTGCGCCTCCTCGAGGAGCTTTTCGTGGTACTCCTCGCCGAAGGCGCGAAAGAGCTTCGCGGCCTCGGCGAGCGCCGCGGCGTCGATCGCGCCCGCGTCGCGCCGCAGCCGGACGGCGGCCTCCCGGTAGACGAGCAGGATGCGCCGCAGGATGCCGTGCTCGCGCATCAGGTCCTCCGTGGCGGTGACCTCCGTCTCCTCCCCCTTCTCCTTGCCGATTCCGTTCTTCCGGGCAGCCCCCAGCGCGGGCAGGGCGAGCGCCGCACCCGCGGCGAAAGAGGTCCTGATCAGCGTCCTTCGGGAGGAATCCATCCGCCCTCCTTTCGAGCAGTTTCCGTCTCGCGTGCAAAAAACGTGCGGGCGGAGCGCGGTGTTACACGTTTGCCTCGATTTTCCAAGGGTTTCGGCCTCAGGCGCCGGCGCTCCGGACATGGTAAAATGCTCTTCGATCTTTGAGGGGGCGAAACGGTTTCGACGGGGTCGCCTGGTCGAAACGTCGCATGCCGAGGTTCACTCGCCTCGTAAAATAGGGTGAAAACAATAGTTGCGAACAGCAACCTCGCTCTGGCTGCCTAATTAACACTTAGTGCCAGCCACGTCCTTCCCGGAGCGCGCCCATCGCGCTGGAAAAGGGCGTCGCAAATATGGGCTCATCCGGCAGGGGTCCCCGGACCTGCAGGAGACATTCAATTCGGAGTAGGGTCGGCGCGTTTGGTTCCTCTTTGAGCGCCGGCCCGAGATCAAAGAGGAACTGAGCATGGAGTGGCGTTCCGATTCACTTCTCCGGACGCG
It contains:
- a CDS encoding DoxX family protein, whose protein sequence is MKLATDRFPAPAATVLVRLLVGGVFLSEGIQKFLFPAALGPGRFAKIGIPWPYLSAPFVGAVEIVCGALVVIGLATRLAVIPL
- a CDS encoding hemerythrin domain-containing protein; this encodes MDSSRRTLIRTSFAAGAALALPALGAARKNGIGKEKGEETEVTATEDLMREHGILRRILLVYREAAVRLRRDAGAIDAAALAEAAKLFRAFGEEYHEKLLEEAHIFPVVKRRGGRAAREADILITQHRRGREITDYVLSATRGGKLSAAAGAELATVFDALDRMYENHAAREDTIVFPAWKTAFTNKQLDEKGDEFEAIERKMFGHDGFEDAEKKISAIETTLGLADLAQFTAPPPPR